One region of uncultured Sulfurimonas sp. genomic DNA includes:
- a CDS encoding DUF819 family protein, with amino-acid sequence MITSPILYLLSLAFLATIFHLLDTKTTLKIFKFIPAVVFIYAFSMFFASLGLFDKNEEINAIYSLTKTNLLPAMLFLMLLQVDFRHFFRLGKSLLISYVLAVFSLAFGFVMVAFVFNFDGDLAAAFGALAGSWMGGTANMIAVGSALGVSQVAFGYALIVDSVNYTLWVMLLLFLVPFASVFNRFTKSDEHMAYLGDIGCSCSMGAPKYWLLILLALLASIVSQVIAQNIQILNNTTTIVLIASTLGVLGSFTKLKTINGSSEVASTMLYLLIALIGSKAVFENFSDVGIYVLAGFSILVIHALIMVIGAKIFKLDLFSVAVASLSNIGGVASAPILAATYNKSLVSVGVLMAIMGYLIGTFGGLLVGNVLMWIVK; translated from the coding sequence ATGATAACTTCTCCTATATTATATCTTCTATCTTTAGCTTTTTTGGCAACTATTTTTCATCTGCTTGACACTAAAACAACTCTAAAGATTTTTAAGTTTATTCCCGCTGTTGTTTTTATCTACGCTTTTTCAATGTTCTTTGCATCTTTGGGTCTTTTTGATAAAAATGAAGAGATAAATGCTATCTACTCCCTCACAAAAACAAACTTACTTCCTGCCATGCTTTTTCTTATGCTTTTGCAAGTTGATTTTAGACACTTTTTTAGGCTTGGTAAATCTCTGCTTATATCTTATGTCTTAGCAGTTTTTTCACTTGCGTTTGGCTTTGTTATGGTCGCGTTTGTTTTTAACTTTGATGGAGATTTAGCCGCTGCTTTTGGGGCATTAGCTGGGAGTTGGATGGGTGGAACTGCTAACATGATAGCTGTGGGTTCTGCTCTTGGAGTCTCACAAGTTGCCTTTGGTTATGCACTTATAGTCGATAGCGTAAACTACACTCTTTGGGTTATGTTACTTCTGTTTTTAGTACCTTTTGCATCTGTGTTTAACAGGTTTACTAAGAGTGATGAGCATATGGCTTATTTGGGGGATATTGGATGTTCATGTAGTATGGGCGCGCCAAAGTATTGGCTTTTAATCCTCTTAGCACTTCTTGCATCTATTGTCTCTCAAGTTATAGCTCAAAATATACAAATCCTTAACAACACAACAACCATAGTTCTTATAGCGTCTACACTTGGAGTTCTTGGCTCATTTACAAAACTAAAAACCATAAACGGCTCAAGTGAAGTAGCATCTACTATGCTTTATCTTCTCATAGCACTCATAGGTTCAAAAGCAGTTTTTGAAAACTTTAGTGATGTTGGCATCTATGTTTTAGCAGGTTTTAGCATCTTGGTCATCCATGCTCTCATAATGGTCATAGGAGCGAAGATATTTAAACTAGATTTATTCAGCGTAGCCGTTGCATCTCTCTCAAACATAGGAGGAGTAGCATCTGCACCAATCCTAGCCGCAACATATAACAAGTCACTTGTAAGTGTAGGAGTTTTAATGGCTATAATGGGTTACCTCATAGGAACTTTTGGCGGTTTGCTTGTAGGAAATGTTTTGATGTGGATTGTAAAATAA
- a CDS encoding multiheme c-type cytochrome: MKFILLSIVLFISASANNAVHTYAKSEECKACHTKIYDEYYGSMHANSTPSKDPIHKAVWDRHAQNLNEGRYACGKCHTPTADNLDKMTTKGQKVLPDANNETHQEGISCAYCHRIKSIELHKVTNTNIMTNTEKNYFGTMAEHMESPFHGITSEGNEHMQNGNVCIGCHSHKKNKHGLNVCSTNINNELDGANCVSCHMPKVDGSVSVLHETKKHAFHGFAGSHFHSEMLTKHVNISLLREINSFKVNVDNQTSHALLLHPMRMAVLKVKVIRDAKTINLKDEVFVRIIGADGKPAMPWLAKEDIKNTMIKANEKRVVEYDFKLQKGDKVEVVLGWFLVAPKALKGLGLEKEEVATKFNIFQKRTFNF, from the coding sequence ATGAAATTCATCCTTCTATCTATAGTTTTGTTTATATCAGCATCTGCGAACAATGCAGTTCATACATACGCTAAAAGCGAAGAGTGCAAGGCTTGTCATACTAAAATATATGATGAGTACTACGGTTCTATGCATGCAAACTCTACTCCATCAAAAGATCCAATCCATAAAGCCGTTTGGGATAGACATGCTCAAAACCTAAATGAAGGTCGTTATGCTTGTGGAAAGTGCCATACACCAACGGCAGACAATCTTGATAAGATGACAACAAAAGGTCAAAAAGTACTCCCAGATGCGAACAATGAAACTCATCAAGAGGGTATTAGCTGTGCTTATTGTCACCGTATAAAAAGTATAGAACTTCATAAAGTAACAAACACAAATATAATGACAAATACTGAAAAAAACTACTTTGGAACTATGGCTGAACATATGGAATCGCCATTTCATGGCATCACTTCTGAGGGAAATGAACATATGCAAAATGGTAATGTTTGTATAGGTTGTCACTCTCATAAAAAAAATAAACACGGTCTAAATGTATGTTCTACAAATATTAACAATGAACTCGATGGTGCAAACTGTGTAAGTTGTCATATGCCTAAAGTAGATGGAAGTGTATCTGTCTTACACGAAACAAAAAAACACGCTTTTCACGGTTTTGCAGGAAGTCATTTTCACTCAGAGATGCTAACTAAACACGTAAATATCTCTTTACTTAGAGAGATAAATAGTTTTAAAGTAAATGTTGATAACCAAACTTCTCACGCCCTGCTTTTGCATCCAATGAGAATGGCAGTTTTAAAAGTAAAAGTTATAAGAGATGCTAAAACTATAAACCTCAAAGATGAAGTTTTTGTTAGAATCATAGGAGCTGATGGAAAACCTGCTATGCCATGGTTAGCAAAAGAAGACATCAAAAACACTATGATTAAAGCAAATGAAAAAAGAGTTGTTGAGTATGACTTTAAGCTACAAAAAGGCGATAAAGTTGAAGTAGTTCTTGGATGGTTTTTAGTAGCTCCAAAAGCTTTAAAAGGTCTTGGACTTGAAAAAGAAGAAGTTGCAACAAAATTCAATATCTTTCAAAAAAGAACTTTTAATTTTTAA
- a CDS encoding MoxR family ATPase has translation MRASKLTNTLTALIEQKVPSFLWGAPGIGKSSIVKQIAQEKEIDFIDLRLALMDPTDLKGIPFYDKESHTALWAPPAFLPKSGEGILFLDELNTAAPSVQASAYQLILDRRVGEYELPDGWAIIAAGNRESDRGVTYRMPSPLANRFVHFEMEVDVDDWKYWAYKKEIDERIISYISYKQEHLFTFDAKSDVKSFATPRSWEYVNSVLKSSISQDLLIDTISGAIGREVAVGFLSFSKVMSKLPDIQNILASGDGEYSDEVDVLYALSTGLVSAYLKDESDEALDNLLKYTLGLKSEFAVMCVQDLQRNGVSMEHSEVFKEWVQKFAYLLA, from the coding sequence ATGAGAGCTTCTAAACTTACAAATACACTAACAGCATTGATAGAGCAAAAAGTACCTAGTTTTTTATGGGGTGCTCCTGGGATTGGAAAATCATCTATTGTTAAGCAAATAGCGCAAGAAAAAGAGATTGATTTTATAGACTTAAGACTCGCACTTATGGATCCAACTGACTTAAAAGGCATCCCTTTTTATGATAAAGAGTCACACACAGCACTCTGGGCACCTCCTGCATTTTTACCAAAAAGTGGAGAGGGCATCTTGTTTTTAGATGAGCTAAATACAGCCGCTCCAAGTGTTCAAGCATCTGCGTATCAACTTATACTAGATAGAAGAGTAGGCGAGTATGAACTTCCAGATGGTTGGGCGATAATAGCCGCTGGAAATCGTGAGAGCGATAGAGGTGTAACATATAGGATGCCATCTCCTTTGGCAAATAGATTTGTACACTTTGAGATGGAAGTTGATGTTGATGACTGGAAATATTGGGCTTATAAAAAAGAGATAGATGAGAGAATCATCTCATATATCTCATACAAGCAAGAGCATCTATTTACTTTTGATGCTAAAAGTGATGTTAAAAGTTTTGCAACTCCTAGAAGTTGGGAGTATGTAAATAGCGTCTTAAAAAGTAGTATAAGCCAAGACTTACTCATAGATACAATTAGCGGAGCAATCGGAAGAGAAGTCGCAGTTGGATTTTTAAGTTTTTCAAAAGTTATGAGTAAGTTACCAGATATACAAAACATCTTAGCATCTGGAGATGGAGAGTATAGCGATGAAGTTGATGTACTTTATGCACTTAGCACAGGTTTAGTAAGTGCTTATTTAAAAGATGAAAGTGATGAAGCTTTAGACAATCTTCTCAAATATACTCTAGGCTTAAAAAGTGAGTTCGCTGTTATGTGTGTTCAAGACTTACAAAGAAACGGAGTAAGCATGGAACACTCCGAAGTTTTCAAAGAGTGGGTGCAAAAATTTGCTTATCTTTTAGCGTAA
- the nhaA gene encoding Na+/H+ antiporter NhaA, which produces MRIYAPWEKAFKRVSTPFEHFLHAQTTTGLVLMFTTIVALILANSPLADAYAHLFHTKIDLDVGEWELSHTIHHWINDGLMAIFFFMVGLEIKREILVGELSNIKVAILPILAAIGGMALPALIYLSINSDGVGANGWGIPMATDIAFAISALVLLGRRVSTALVTFLVALAIVDDLGAVTVIALFYTEQIHITPLIFAGLSFVVLVLFNRFGIHAILPYFIVGLIMWFFMLESGVHATIAGVIAAMSIPSKPKLAPMDFTSHTKNLLDEYDNYPVATDHTMHENQKAILLNIKDRIDAVGSPSSRLEHDLHLPVSLVVIPLFALANAGISIDFSSIGDTIVEPVSIGIIAGLVLGKVLGIAGVAWLAVKLGIAKLPEGSNMSQVFGVAFLGGIGFTMSIFVADLAFVGNSELIFQAKVGILSASLFAGLFGFLWLKYIAKRPQ; this is translated from the coding sequence ATGAGGATATACGCTCCATGGGAAAAAGCTTTCAAAAGAGTTTCTACACCTTTTGAACACTTTTTACACGCTCAAACAACAACAGGTTTAGTTTTAATGTTTACTACGATAGTAGCTTTAATACTTGCAAACTCTCCACTTGCAGATGCATATGCACACCTTTTTCACACAAAAATAGACTTAGATGTTGGAGAATGGGAGTTATCTCATACTATTCATCATTGGATAAATGATGGTTTGATGGCTATCTTTTTCTTTATGGTAGGACTTGAGATAAAAAGAGAGATTTTAGTTGGGGAACTCTCAAATATAAAAGTTGCAATACTACCTATACTTGCAGCAATTGGCGGTATGGCTTTACCAGCACTTATATATCTTAGTATAAATTCTGATGGAGTTGGTGCAAATGGTTGGGGTATTCCAATGGCTACAGATATAGCTTTTGCCATTAGTGCACTTGTCCTTTTAGGAAGAAGAGTATCAACTGCTCTTGTAACATTTCTAGTTGCGCTTGCTATTGTTGATGACTTAGGTGCTGTAACTGTTATAGCTCTATTTTATACTGAACAAATCCATATTACTCCTCTTATCTTTGCAGGTCTCTCTTTTGTTGTACTTGTACTATTTAACCGTTTTGGAATACACGCAATACTTCCTTACTTTATAGTAGGTCTTATAATGTGGTTTTTTATGCTTGAATCTGGTGTTCACGCTACAATCGCTGGAGTAATCGCTGCTATGTCTATACCATCAAAACCAAAACTAGCACCAATGGACTTTACCTCACATACTAAAAACCTTCTTGATGAGTATGACAACTATCCTGTTGCAACCGACCACACTATGCATGAAAATCAAAAAGCGATACTACTAAATATAAAAGATAGAATAGACGCTGTAGGCTCTCCATCATCAAGACTAGAACATGATTTGCATCTACCTGTGAGTTTAGTTGTTATTCCTCTTTTTGCACTAGCTAACGCTGGAATATCTATAGATTTTTCATCTATTGGAGATACTATTGTTGAACCTGTCTCTATTGGGATTATTGCAGGGCTTGTTTTAGGTAAAGTTTTAGGTATAGCTGGGGTTGCTTGGTTAGCTGTAAAGCTTGGCATCGCTAAACTTCCCGAGGGAAGCAATATGAGCCAAGTTTTTGGTGTGGCTTTTTTAGGTGGTATTGGTTTTACAATGTCAATCTTTGTAGCCGATCTTGCTTTTGTAGGAAATAGTGAGCTGATTTTTCAAGCTAAAGTAGGTATTTTATCTGCATCTCTATTTGCCGGTCTCTTTGGTTTTTTATGGCTTAAATATATAGCTAAAAGACCACAATAA
- the pyk gene encoding pyruvate kinase, whose translation MKKRTKILATIGPASDSQEMIESLMRAGVNVFRLNFSHGTHEYHHEVLQRIREAEKETGLFVGVLQDISGPKIRVGNLNEPFKLEVDDVIEFVKEDILGCKVSASSYKASINQPTILKQLKVGEFIFLYDGMIRTEVVEVFEDSVKVKVKNRGMLSSKKGVNFPNTRLGIDVLTPKDRVDMLWGIENDVDFMAISFVQDANDMINARKIINDNKGRVQLFAKIEKFDAVENIDAILKESDGLMVARGDLGIEVPFHEVPALQKMLIKKANEASKPVITATQMLLSMTTNDTATRAEISDVANAVLDGSDAVMLSEESAMGHNPVLAVETMRETIIGVEKIYPFNKFSHFKISDATDSINESAVRLCEDIDAWGLICLTASGSSVRKIARYRPRRDIYAVVHDEKVARYLTMCWGVVPAFMVEEDSLGQMMCSVMNQGIKRRVLKLDKSYILTAGDPVGVAGSTNMIRILREHEMKFFASL comes from the coding sequence ATGAAAAAAAGAACAAAGATTTTAGCAACTATTGGACCTGCATCTGACTCGCAGGAGATGATAGAGTCTCTTATGAGAGCTGGTGTAAATGTATTTCGTCTAAACTTTTCACATGGTACACATGAGTATCACCATGAAGTGCTTCAGCGTATTCGTGAGGCTGAGAAAGAGACAGGTCTTTTTGTTGGAGTTCTTCAAGATATAAGTGGTCCTAAAATTCGTGTAGGTAACTTAAATGAGCCTTTTAAACTTGAAGTTGATGATGTTATCGAGTTTGTAAAAGAGGATATTTTAGGATGCAAAGTATCTGCATCTAGTTACAAAGCATCTATAAATCAACCAACTATTTTAAAACAACTAAAAGTAGGGGAGTTCATATTTCTTTATGATGGCATGATTCGTACGGAGGTTGTTGAGGTTTTTGAAGATTCTGTAAAAGTAAAAGTAAAAAACAGAGGGATGCTAAGCTCTAAAAAGGGCGTAAACTTTCCAAACACTAGACTTGGCATCGATGTTTTAACTCCAAAAGATAGAGTTGATATGCTTTGGGGTATAGAAAATGATGTCGATTTTATGGCTATCTCTTTTGTTCAAGATGCAAATGATATGATAAATGCTAGAAAAATTATCAATGACAACAAAGGCAGAGTTCAACTTTTTGCAAAGATAGAGAAGTTTGATGCAGTTGAGAACATAGATGCCATACTTAAAGAGAGTGATGGACTTATGGTCGCTCGTGGTGACCTTGGCATCGAAGTGCCTTTTCATGAAGTTCCAGCCCTTCAAAAGATGCTTATCAAAAAGGCAAATGAAGCTTCAAAACCTGTTATCACAGCAACTCAAATGCTTCTGTCTATGACAACAAATGACACAGCTACAAGAGCTGAGATAAGTGATGTGGCAAATGCTGTTTTAGATGGCTCAGATGCAGTTATGCTCTCAGAAGAGAGTGCAATGGGGCACAATCCTGTTTTAGCAGTTGAGACTATGAGAGAGACAATTATAGGAGTTGAGAAAATATACCCTTTTAATAAATTTTCGCACTTTAAAATCTCAGATGCCACAGACAGTATAAATGAGTCAGCAGTTAGACTTTGTGAAGATATAGATGCATGGGGACTTATCTGTCTTACAGCATCTGGCTCATCAGTTAGAAAGATAGCACGATATCGTCCTCGCCGTGATATATATGCAGTTGTTCATGATGAAAAAGTTGCAAGATATTTAACTATGTGTTGGGGAGTAGTTCCTGCTTTTATGGTTGAAGAAGACTCTCTTGGACAGATGATGTGTAGTGTTATGAACCAAGGTATAAAAAGAAGAGTTTTAAAGTTGGATAAGAGTTATATTTTAACAGCAGGCGACCCAGTTGGAGTAGCAGGATCTACAAATATGATACGCATCTTAAGAGAGCATGAGATGAAGTTCTTTGCTTCTCTTTAG
- a CDS encoding AAA family ATPase yields MNVDYFIRKQELLLSKLETSYIKEESFKSINSSERLVGLIGARGVGKTTLLLQYIKASSSKALYMTGDDIEFTNSKIYNLVDEFYALGGKIVVIDEVHKYKNWSQEVKNIYDSFPDLIIRISGSSMLNILYEKYDLSRRLVLNTMSTLSFKEYFEITKGIKLTSYTLEEILTNSSKISKELVFAHEDLYAHFKEYLKYGAYPFYLQGVENFNQKLQNALDKIIYEDIPSLSKIDYSHISIFEKLIFFVVSSNKPFVVNVAALAREFGISEPTLYTYMEMLDNTSIFKSMRKKSQKISKKPQKLLFSNTNILYAYADKINLMLDIGVVRETFFVNCFKNIYYSDIGDFIVDNNIFEIGGKNKSFTQVKDLKNAYLAIDIDFTSNDKKIPLWLFSFVDFKRG; encoded by the coding sequence ATGAATGTTGACTATTTTATTAGAAAACAAGAGCTTTTGTTGTCTAAGCTAGAAACTTCATATATAAAAGAAGAGTCTTTTAAAAGCATTAACTCAAGTGAGCGTTTAGTTGGTCTCATTGGAGCAAGAGGTGTTGGTAAAACTACCTTACTTCTACAGTACATAAAAGCTTCTTCATCTAAAGCTCTTTATATGACTGGCGATGATATAGAGTTTACAAATTCAAAAATTTACAATCTTGTTGATGAGTTTTATGCTCTTGGCGGAAAAATTGTTGTAATTGATGAAGTGCATAAGTATAAAAATTGGTCACAAGAAGTTAAGAATATCTATGATAGTTTTCCAGATTTAATCATACGAATAAGTGGTTCTTCAATGCTCAATATTTTATATGAAAAATACGATTTAAGTAGAAGGTTGGTTTTAAATACTATGTCCACACTTAGCTTCAAAGAGTACTTTGAAATTACAAAAGGTATAAAATTAACTTCTTATACTTTAGAAGAAATTTTAACTAATAGCAGTAAAATTTCTAAAGAGTTGGTATTTGCTCATGAAGATTTATATGCACACTTTAAGGAGTATCTTAAATACGGGGCGTATCCTTTTTACCTCCAAGGAGTAGAGAATTTTAACCAAAAACTTCAAAATGCTCTTGATAAAATCATATATGAAGATATTCCTTCTTTAAGTAAAATTGATTATTCGCATATTTCTATTTTTGAAAAACTTATCTTTTTTGTAGTTTCTTCAAACAAACCTTTTGTTGTAAATGTAGCAGCACTCGCTAGAGAATTTGGCATAAGTGAGCCAACACTTTATACCTACATGGAGATGCTAGATAACACAAGCATCTTTAAATCTATGAGAAAAAAATCTCAAAAAATCTCGAAAAAACCTCAAAAGTTACTTTTTTCTAACACCAATATTTTATATGCATATGCTGATAAAATTAATCTTATGCTTGATATTGGTGTAGTTAGAGAAACATTTTTTGTTAACTGTTTTAAAAATATCTATTATAGTGACATAGGAGATTTTATAGTTGATAATAATATATTTGAAATTGGTGGTAAAAACAAATCGTTCACTCAAGTAAAAGATTTAAAAAATGCATATTTGGCGATAGATATAGATTTTACATCTAACGATAAAAAAATTCCACTTTGGTTATTTTCATTTGTAGATTTTAAAAGAGGGTAA
- a CDS encoding toxin translates to MQINWSDEKNDILKRTRDVCFEDVELAISLNDILAIKPHYNAEKYPNQKLLIISIRDYTYYVPFVIDVDEIFLKNIIPSRKYHKIYSKKD, encoded by the coding sequence ATGCAGATAAATTGGAGTGATGAAAAAAATGATATTTTAAAGCGAACTAGAGATGTTTGTTTTGAAGATGTTGAGTTGGCAATTAGTTTGAATGATATTCTGGCGATTAAGCCACACTACAATGCTGAAAAATATCCAAACCAAAAGTTACTGATTATATCAATTAGAGATTATACTTACTATGTTCCATTTGTTATAGATGTTGATGAGATATTTTTAAAAAACATCATACCAAGCAGAAAGTATCATAAAATTTACTCAAAAAAGGATTAA
- a CDS encoding dipeptide epimerase encodes MKIVDITTEIKEIALKTPFITALRRVEAVEFVRVSILCDDESVVFGEAPATKAVTGEDIWSIVSAIAFVKEKLIGLNPLDALEILHQSEMGSSAKASIDMALFSLTSDATKKQNITLQTDITISLNEAEEMISDAKKAVANGMKILKVKFGKDIKHAIEVTKRLADLDAKLIIDANQAWTQESTMEYIDATLDVKLELIEQPLKANELHELRCITNYSHVPILADESVFTLEDAKAIVEYACADMINIKLMKCGGVTKAIEILEFARQNSVKCMLGSMLEGPISINAALNLAMEYSDVIAYIDLDSPLLYKEPSKELEFDFNACEIRRKIL; translated from the coding sequence ATGAAGATAGTAGATATAACAACAGAGATTAAAGAGATAGCTCTTAAAACTCCTTTTATAACAGCTCTTAGAAGAGTTGAAGCTGTGGAGTTTGTCCGTGTAAGCATCTTGTGTGATGATGAAAGTGTTGTTTTTGGAGAAGCACCTGCAACTAAGGCTGTGACAGGGGAAGATATATGGAGTATTGTCTCTGCTATTGCTTTTGTCAAAGAAAAACTTATAGGTTTAAACCCTCTAGATGCACTTGAAATCTTACACCAGAGTGAGATGGGAAGTAGTGCAAAAGCATCTATAGATATGGCTCTTTTTTCTTTAACCTCAGATGCTACAAAGAAGCAAAATATTACTCTTCAAACAGATATTACCATCAGTCTAAATGAAGCTGAGGAGATGATATCAGATGCTAAAAAAGCAGTTGCAAATGGTATGAAAATCTTAAAAGTAAAATTTGGCAAAGATATCAAACACGCTATAGAAGTTACAAAAAGATTAGCAGACTTAGATGCTAAACTCATCATAGATGCTAACCAAGCTTGGACACAAGAGAGCACTATGGAGTACATAGATGCAACGCTTGATGTTAAACTAGAACTTATAGAACAACCTCTAAAAGCAAATGAACTCCATGAACTAAGATGCATTACAAATTACTCACACGTTCCTATACTTGCAGATGAGTCAGTTTTTACGCTTGAAGATGCAAAAGCTATAGTTGAGTATGCTTGTGCGGATATGATAAATATAAAACTTATGAAGTGCGGTGGAGTTACGAAAGCCATAGAAATTTTGGAATTTGCAAGACAAAATAGTGTCAAATGTATGCTTGGTTCGATGCTTGAAGGCCCTATATCCATAAACGCAGCACTAAACTTGGCAATGGAGTATAGCGATGTTATAGCCTACATAGACCTTGATTCGCCACTACTTTACAAAGAGCCATCAAAAGAGCTAGAATTCGATTTTAATGCTTGTGAAATCAGGAGAAAAATTTTATGA
- a CDS encoding exonuclease domain-containing protein — protein MAKKYVILDTETTGVGENDRVIQLGFVVLGAKDVEVHNEFFSSDIPISFGAMEIHGITPEMLDNKPACINSLAYNRLCELNTNENYMIIHNAPFDLGMLAKEGFNTQMKVIDTLRVAKHILPDEDAHRLQYFRYKMGLYKDEQKEADALGVVVKAHDAIGDVLVLKLFLTKLREAVSALYPSQNPVEKMVELTQTPILIKSFRFGKYKGKTLSEVASSDAGYLRWMLTSMENLDEDMRYSINTALGV, from the coding sequence TTGGCAAAAAAATATGTAATACTAGATACAGAGACTACGGGTGTGGGAGAGAACGATAGAGTTATTCAACTTGGGTTTGTAGTTCTTGGTGCAAAAGATGTAGAAGTTCACAATGAGTTTTTCTCATCTGATATTCCCATAAGTTTTGGAGCTATGGAAATTCATGGAATCACGCCTGAGATGCTAGATAACAAACCTGCTTGTATAAATAGTTTAGCATACAATAGACTGTGTGAGTTGAATACTAACGAAAACTATATGATAATTCACAATGCTCCTTTTGATCTTGGAATGCTCGCAAAAGAGGGCTTTAACACTCAGATGAAAGTTATAGACACTCTAAGAGTTGCAAAACATATTTTACCTGATGAAGATGCTCACAGACTTCAGTACTTTCGTTACAAAATGGGACTCTATAAAGATGAGCAAAAAGAAGCAGATGCATTAGGTGTAGTTGTAAAAGCTCACGATGCTATCGGTGATGTTTTAGTTTTAAAACTATTTTTAACTAAACTAAGAGAAGCAGTTTCAGCTCTATATCCAAGCCAAAATCCAGTTGAGAAGATGGTAGAACTTACACAAACACCTATACTTATAAAATCATTTAGATTTGGAAAGTACAAAGGCAAAACTCTAAGCGAAGTAGCATCTTCAGATGCAGGGTATCTTAGATGGATGCTAACAAGTATGGAAAACCTTGATGAAGATATGCGTTACTCTATAAACACAGCCTTAGGAGTTTAA